From the Cydia splendana chromosome 27, ilCydSple1.2, whole genome shotgun sequence genome, one window contains:
- the LOC134803746 gene encoding transcriptional repressor protein YY1-like isoform X10, protein MCEVEIGTHGGIEIDADDQVGVKYEEIEAGQYEEYITDDQYEEVEEQVIGMHHLEEVGSEEVILPGMSGEEVLAANDSYDPVYATPPSTSNNNRGRGRPAVKANNTNNVHHLMPIGEVPMGLMEGVSGGRGTARRWEQKQVQIKTMEGEFSVTMWATGEDDDDGSNPEPDPDYTEYMTGKKTILGNETMPGLDLSDPKQLAEFARPGHKIRLKKPSPESSDRTIACPHKGCTKMFRDNSAMRKHLHTHGPRVHVCAECGKAFVESSKLKRHQLVHTGEKPFQCTFEGCGKRFSLDFNLRTHVRIHTGDRPYVCPFDGCNKKFAQSTNLKSHILTHAKAKSRNSLSRNGGGSYESARTTPQFVQLEMSPDDSNHQLIFYTHE, encoded by the exons ATGTGTGAGGTGGAGATAGGCACGCACGGCGGCATAGAGATAGATGCGGACGATCAGGTCGGCGTCAAG TATGAAGAAATAGAAGCCGGCCAGTACGAAGAGTATATCACTGACGATCAGTATGAGGAAGTCGAGGAACAGGTGATCGGCATGCATCACTTGGAGGAAG TCGGCAGCGAGGAGGTGATCCTGCCAGGGATGTCCGGGGAGGAGGTCCTTGCTGCCAACGACTCTTATGATCCGGTGTATGCTACTCCGCCTTCTACTAGTAATAATAACAG AGGTCGCGGCAGGCCCGCGGTCAAAGCCAACAACACCAACAACGTTCATCACCTTATGCCTATTG GCGAAGTGCCCATGGGCCTCATGGAGGGCGTCAGCGGAGGCCGAGGCACGGCGCGGCGCTGGGAACAGAAGCAGGTGCAGATTAAAACCATGGAGGGCGAGTTCAGCGTCACCATGTGGGCCACGGGGGAGGATGACG ATGACGGTTCCAACCCCGAGCCAGACCCCGACTACACGGAGTACATGACCGGCAAGAAGACCATACTGGGCAACGAAACCATGCCAG gTTTAGACTTATCAGACCCCAAGCAGTTGGCGGAATTCGCACGACCCGGCCACAAGATCAGACTAAAGAAACCCTCGCCCGAATCATCGGACAGAACAATAG CGTGTCCACACAAAGGCTGCACGAAGATGTTCCGAGACAACTCGGCGATGAGGAAGCATCTGCACACGCACGGGCCACGGGTACACGTGTGCGCGGAGTGTG GTAAAGCGTTTGTAGAAAGTTCTAAACTAAAAAGGCACCAGCTCGTGCACACCGGGGAGAAACCGTTCCAGTGCACATTCGAGGGCTGCGGGAAGAGGTTTTCACtcgattttaatttaag AACACACGTGCGGATCCACACGGGTGACCGGCCGTACGTGTGCCCGTTCGACGGCTGCAACAAGAAATTCGCGCAGAGCACCAACCTCAAGTCACACATACTCACACACGCGAAGGCCAA ATCAAGAAACTCGCTATCCCGCAACGGCGGGGGTTCGTACGAGTCAGCGCGAACGACGCCTCAGTTCGTGCAACTCGAGATGTCTCCGGACGACTCCAACCACCAACTCATCTTCTACACGCACGAGTGA
- the LOC134803746 gene encoding transcriptional repressor protein YY1-like isoform X5: protein MCEVEIGTHGGIEIDADDQVGVKYEEIEAGQYEEYITDDQYEEVEEQVIGMHHLEEAHSPLHLSPSSSHPMSALLTDYKLAVGSEEVILPGMSGEEVLAANDSYDPVYATPPSTSNNNRGRGRPAVKANNTNNVHHLMPIGEVPMGLMEGVSGGRGTARRWEQKQVQIKTMEGEFSVTMWATGEDDDDGSNPEPDPDYTEYMTGKKTILGNETMPGLDLSDPKQLAEFARPGHKIRLKKPSPESSDRTIACPHKGCTKMFRDNSAMRKHLHTHGPRVHVCAECGKAFVESSKLKRHQLVHTGEKPFQCTFEGCGKRFSLDFNLRTHVRIHTGDRPYVCPFDGCNKKFAQSTNLKSHILTHAKAKSRNSLSRNGGGSYESARTTPQFVQLEMSPDDSNHQLIFYTHE from the exons ATGTGTGAGGTGGAGATAGGCACGCACGGCGGCATAGAGATAGATGCGGACGATCAGGTCGGCGTCAAG TATGAAGAAATAGAAGCCGGCCAGTACGAAGAGTATATCACTGACGATCAGTATGAGGAAGTCGAGGAACAGGTGATCGGCATGCATCACTTGGAGGAAG CTCACAGCCCCTTGCACctatcaccatcatcatcacaccCCATGTCAGCGCTGCTGACAGATTACAAACTTGCAGTCGGCAGCGAGGAGGTGATCCTGCCAGGGATGTCCGGGGAGGAGGTCCTTGCTGCCAACGACTCTTATGATCCGGTGTATGCTACTCCGCCTTCTACTAGTAATAATAACAG AGGTCGCGGCAGGCCCGCGGTCAAAGCCAACAACACCAACAACGTTCATCACCTTATGCCTATTG GCGAAGTGCCCATGGGCCTCATGGAGGGCGTCAGCGGAGGCCGAGGCACGGCGCGGCGCTGGGAACAGAAGCAGGTGCAGATTAAAACCATGGAGGGCGAGTTCAGCGTCACCATGTGGGCCACGGGGGAGGATGACG ATGACGGTTCCAACCCCGAGCCAGACCCCGACTACACGGAGTACATGACCGGCAAGAAGACCATACTGGGCAACGAAACCATGCCAG gTTTAGACTTATCAGACCCCAAGCAGTTGGCGGAATTCGCACGACCCGGCCACAAGATCAGACTAAAGAAACCCTCGCCCGAATCATCGGACAGAACAATAG CGTGTCCACACAAAGGCTGCACGAAGATGTTCCGAGACAACTCGGCGATGAGGAAGCATCTGCACACGCACGGGCCACGGGTACACGTGTGCGCGGAGTGTG GTAAAGCGTTTGTAGAAAGTTCTAAACTAAAAAGGCACCAGCTCGTGCACACCGGGGAGAAACCGTTCCAGTGCACATTCGAGGGCTGCGGGAAGAGGTTTTCACtcgattttaatttaag AACACACGTGCGGATCCACACGGGTGACCGGCCGTACGTGTGCCCGTTCGACGGCTGCAACAAGAAATTCGCGCAGAGCACCAACCTCAAGTCACACATACTCACACACGCGAAGGCCAA ATCAAGAAACTCGCTATCCCGCAACGGCGGGGGTTCGTACGAGTCAGCGCGAACGACGCCTCAGTTCGTGCAACTCGAGATGTCTCCGGACGACTCCAACCACCAACTCATCTTCTACACGCACGAGTGA